In Leishmania braziliensis MHOM/BR/75/M2904 complete genome, chromosome 18, the following proteins share a genomic window:
- the LPG5B gene encoding UDP-galactose transporter, which produces MALICGISSMAMISLIVLVVQNSLLVVMTRFSRTNVDAVYNYHTSTLVMNQEILKMIVCLIIYGLDDVYKKHQHDAVSTDRISNTAHQVVGFEVCVPVTRDGRVRDVEHSASQSEGIEALSYLGKGTSDAHISSAMLLEAMAVGDAAVESACHVTGDLGTSHNASRVVKMTSAYGSRTAFCVAAWFVRQVRHLLQSTSLAQPRHSSALAGTRACVSDKWRSSADALSALRSHGVCVLYRRIHALCSLYCSMLYTSVCKRDTLKLFLPSFLFNMQNFLIFIGLSNLDAVSFQVWSQTKLLSTAIFSVWLLDRKLSLMQWLSLVVLTAGVLVAQLGASAAGIGMRPTDAPHVPYSTKAPGLSGAKELHADKSNEPSSNALIGITVCTLSGLSSSYAGVYFEKVVKTTSPTLSMRNIQLSLFGIPLAFASMMILDVFPNWYASAQCGQRVHWNIFSTPVMGTSAIGGTKAHCPVRSFYFWQRYDEPLTWVLVSIHALGGLLVAVVVKYADNILKGFANGIAVTISGMMSSALEGYEPSLAFVLGSALVIGSSIAFHKFEPKG; this is translated from the coding sequence ATGGCTCTCATCTGCGGTATCAGCTCAATGGCGATGATTAGCCTTATCGTGCTCGTGGTACAGAACAGCCTGCTCGTTGTGATGACCCGCTTCTCACGCACGAACGTTGATGCGGTGTATAACTACCACACCTCTACCTTAGTCATGAACCAGGAGATTCTCAAGATGATTGTGTGCCTGATCATCTACGGGCTCGATGATGTGTACAAAAAACACCAGCATGATGCCGTCTCGACAGATCGTATCAGCAACACCGCCCATCAAGTGGTGGGGTTTGAGGTCTGTGTGCCGGTAACCCGGGACGGTAGGGTTCGCGACGTGGAGCACAGTGCCTCTCAGTCAGAGGGTATAGAGGCTCTGTCATATCTCGGTAAAGGGACATCGGATGCGCACATCTCCTCAGCGATGCTTCTGGAGGCTATGGCGGTGGGTGACGCCGCTGTAGAAAGCGCCTGTCACGTGACAGGCGATCTCGGTACCAGCCACAACGCATCGAGAGTAGTGAAGATGACGAGCGCGTATGGTAGTCGCACCGCTTTCTGCGTCGCAGCATGGTTTGTGAGACAGGTGCGACACTTGCTTCAGTCGACGTCTTTGGCTCAACCGCGCCACTCGTCGGCTTTGGCGGGCACACGAGCGTGTGTCTCTGATAaatggcgcagcagcgccgatgCCCTTTCGGCGTTGCGCAGTCATGGTGTCTGCGTGCTTTACAGGCGCATTCACGCCCTCTGCTCCCTCTACTGCTCCATGCTGTACACTTCGGTGTGCAAGCGCGACACGCTGAAGCTGTTTCTACCAAGCTTCCTGTTTAATATGCAGAACTTCTTGATCTTTATAGGGCTCTCAAACCTCGACGCCGTGTCCTTCCAAGTCTGGTCGCAGACAAAGCTACTATCCACTGCCATATTTTCCGTTTGGCTGTTGGACCGCAAACTATCGCTGATGCAGTGGCTGTCGCTTGTCGTGCTGACTGCTGGGGTGCTCGTTGCGCAGCTCGGGGCATCGGCGGCTGGTATAGGAATGCGTCCTACGGATGCTCCACACGTCCCGTACTCCACGAAGGCCCCTGGCCTTAGCGGTGCTAAGGAGCTGCACGCCGACAAGAGCAACGAGCCGTCAAGCAACGCGCTGATCGGAATTACCGTGTGTACGTTGTCTGGCTTGTCGTCCAGCTACGCTGGCGTGTACTTTGAGAAGGTTGTTAAGACGACGAGTCCTACCTTGTCGATGCGAAACATCCAACTCTCGCTATTTGGCATCCCGCTCGCGTTTGCTTCTATGATGATCCTCGACGTCTTTCCGAACTGGTATGCGAGCGCTCAGTGCGGGCAACGCGTGCACTGGAACATATTCTCCACACCTGTCATGGGGACAAGCGCGATTGGCGGCACCAAGGCCCACTGCCCCGTGCGATCGTTTTACTTTTGGCAGCGCTACGATGAACCCTTGACATGGGTGCTGGTCTCTATCCACGCGCTTGGCGGTCTGCTGGTTGCCGTCGTTGTAAAGTACGCGGACAACATCTTGAAGGGCTTCGCGAACGGCATCGCCGTGACCATTAGCGGGATGATGAGCTCCGCCCTCGAGGGGTACGAGCCCAGCTTGGCCTTTGTGCTTGGTTCAGCGCTCGTGATTGGGTCGAGTATTGCATTTCACAAGTTTGAACCGAAGGGCTAG